Proteins found in one Xenopus laevis strain J_2021 chromosome 1L, Xenopus_laevis_v10.1, whole genome shotgun sequence genomic segment:
- the LOC108719446 gene encoding uncharacterized protein LOC108719446 translates to MAGSAPAILGFCFILCLVGSCSSNEELEQRSDTCGTILFAVGKHFTARAGAPPRCRWDSYESRARRLGKLYNVRLIAFSPNRRLYAVRRGQLYVGNMRSRRNQNWFRCSRRIGRRGWNQFKFLFFHPNRLLYAVTYSGQLYRGRPPTNQCQPWRRRIARKIGNRGWNYFEALFFDPKGILYAVTRDDRLVKRYPPSGANDRWLSSSTTIGRGGWRVLTHFIGFSPDGYLWAVNKRNGYIYRGRAPRSPCEKYMRKARWLGRSYNMYRLLAFTRGYIVQNVQNFQFFPESGQIVEQSTELLKKEIYDNQKGIDQLNRTFTLDQIMEEKSEFQLSTELELGGDATFADGIPYIPAGGKKVSINRSSPHYWNFTDTNERQITFSLHKSFPIKAGKQLQVVASVQKATVEVPYRAEVISDCGSVATIEGTWQGVTYYNLMVDQEEYDGGSHM, encoded by the exons ATGGCAG GGAGCGCTCCTGCTATCCTAGGGTTCTGCTTTATTCTGTGCCTTGTGGGATCATGTTCTAGCAATGAAGAACTAGAGCAACGTTCAGACACATGCG gGACCATTTTGTTTGCTGTGGGAAAACATTTCACTGCCAGAGCTGGGGCCCCACCCAGGTGTCGCTGGGATAGCTACGAATCAAGGGCCCGACGCCTCGGGAAACTGTACAACGTCAGGCTCATTGCGTTCAGTCCTAATAGAAGACTCTATGCTGTCCGGCGCGGACAACTCTATGTGGGCAACATGCGGTCTCGTAGAAACCAGAACTGGTTTAGATGTTCCAGACGGATTGGGAGACGTGGTTGGAaccaattcaaatttttgttcttcCACCCCAATAGGCTCCTCTATGCAGTCACCTATAGCGGGCAGCTATATAGGGGCCGACCACCAACCAATCAGTGTCAGCCCTGGAGAAGGAGAATTGCTAGAAAAATCGGAAATCGTGGCTGGAACTATTTTGAAGCTCTGTTTTTTGACCCAAAGGGCATTCTGTACGCGGTTACCAGAGACGACCGCCTTGTCAAGAGATATCCACCCTCAGGGGCGAATGACAGATGGCTTTCCTCCAGTACCACAATTGGGAGAGGTGGTTGGCGCGTCCTTACCCACTTCATTGGCTTTAGCCCAGACGGATACCTGTGGGCCGTCAATAAGAGAAATGGGTATATATACAGAGGGAGGGCCCCACGGAGCCCATGTGAGAAATATATGAGGAAAGCTCGATGGCTGGGCAGGAGCTATAATATGTATAGATTACTGGCCTTCACCAGAGGTTACATTGTACAAAATGTCCAGAATTTCCAGTTCTTCCCAGAATCAGGGCAGATAGTGGAGCAGAGCACGGAACTGCTGAAGAAAGAAATCTATGACAACCAGAAGGGCATCGACCAGCTAAACCGCACATTCAC ATTGGACCAAATCATGGAAGAGAAGAGCGAATTTCAGCTCAGTACTGAATTAGAACTTGGAGGAGACGCCACGTTTGCAGATGGGATCCCGTATATCCCAGCAGGAGGGAAGAAGGTTTCCATCAATAGGAGCTCCCCCCATTACTGGAACTTCACAGACACCAACGAGAGACAG ATCACATTCTCCCTGCACAAAAGCTTCCCAATAAAAGCCGGAAAACAATTACAAGTTGTGGCCTCCGTCCAAAAAGCCACCGTAGAGGTGCCGTATCGCGCAGAAGTCATCAGCGACTGTGGCTCCGTGGCTACCATCGAGGGCACCTGGCAAGGTGTTACCTATTATAATCTGATGGTGGATCAGGAGGAGTACGACGGAGGATCCCACATGTGA
- the MGC108497.L gene encoding uncharacterized protein LOC100137633 precursor (The RefSeq protein has 3 substitutions compared to this genomic sequence) encodes MPGSAPVIIGFFFALCFAGSCSSNAELEQRSETCGTILFAVKNDFTAIAGAPPRSISDNYQCRARQLGKLFKVRLIGFSPNRRLYAVRGGQLYVGNMRSCANQDWFRSSKRIGRCGWNRFKFLFFHPNGLLYAVTYSGQLYRGPPPTNQCQPWRRRIARKIGNSGWNYFEALFFGPRGILYAVTRDDRLVRRHPPSGANDRWLASSTTIGRGGWRVLTHFIGFSPDGNLWAVNKRNGYIYRGRAPQNPCVSYLGNAKRMGSSYNRYRLLAFTRGYIIQKIQSFQFFPESGQITVQTTELLKKEIYDNRKGSDQLNHTFTLDQTMEEKSAFRLSDGAEFGGEAGFTDGIPYIATGGEKVFIDNKAPHNWNFTDTNERQITFSLHKSFPIKAGKQLQVVASVQKATVEVPYRAEVITDCGSVATIEGTWQGVTYYNLMVDQEEYDGGSHM; translated from the exons ATGCCTG GGAGCGCTCCGGTTATCATAGGGTTCTTCTTCGCTCTGTGCTTTGCGGGTTCGTGTTCTAGCAATGCAGAACTAGAGCAACGTTCAGAAACATGCG GTACCATTCTGTTTGCAGTGAAAAATGATTTCACTGCCATAGCTGGGGCCCCACCCAGATCCATCTCGGATaactaccagtgcagggcacgaCAACTCGGCAAACTGTTCAAGGTCAGACTTATTGGGTTCAGTCCTAACAGGAGACTCTATGCTGTCCGAGGAGGACAACTCTACGTGGGCAACATGCGGTCTTGTGCAAACCATGACTGGTTTAGATCTTCCAAACGAATTGGGAGATGTGGTTGGAACcgattcaaatttttgttcttcCACCCCAATGGGCTTCTCTATGCAGTCACCTATAGCGGGCAGCTATATAGGGGCCCACCACCGACCAATCAGTGTCAGCCCTGGAGGAGGAGAATTGCTAGAAAAATTGGAAATAGTGGCTGGAACTATTTTGAAGCTCTGTTTTTTGGCCCAAGGGGCATTCTGTACGCGGTTACCAGAGACGACCGCCTTGTTAGGAGACATCCACCGTCAGGGGCAAATGACAGATGGCTTGCCTCCAGTACCACAATTGGGAGAGGTGGTTGGCGCGTCCTTACCCACTTCATTGGCTTTAGCCCAGATGGAAACCTGTGGGCCGTCAATAAGAGAAATGGGTATATATACAGAGGGAGGGCCCCACAGAACCCATGTGTCAGTTATCTGGGTAATGCCAAACGGATGGGCAGCAGCTATAACAGGTACAGGCTGCTAGCCTTCACTAGAGGCTATATCATACAAAAAATCCAGAGTTTCCAGTTCTTCCCAGAATCAGGGCAAATAACGGTGCAGACCACGGAACTGTTGAAGAAAGAAATCTATGACAACCGGAAGGGCAGCGACCAGCTAAACAGCACATTCAC ATTGGATCAAACCATGGAAGAGAAGAGCGCGTTTAGGCTCAGCGATGGAGCAGAATTTGGGGGCGAAGCCGGGTTTACAGATGGAATCCCATATATCGCTACAGGAGGGGAGAAGGTATTCATCGATAACAAAGCCCCACATAACTGGAACTTCACAGACACCAATGAGAGACAG ATCACATTCTCCCTGCACAAAAGCTTCCCAATAAAAGCCGGAAAACAATTACAAGTTGTGGCCTCTGTCCAAAAAGCCACCGTAGAGGTGCCGTATCGCGCAGAAGTCATCAGCGACTGTGGCTCCGTGGCTACCATCGAGGGCACCTGGCAAGGTGTTACCTATTATAATCTGATGGTGGATCAGGAGGAGTACGACGGAGGATCCCACATGTGA